The genomic stretch ACGATGTTCCGTTGAAGAACTTTTTATTTCCATTTTATAGTTCTTTAGCTATATTACTGGGATTGCCTGCCCCATGGCATTGGCGTCCTTCTCTCCATTCCCTCCATGCCGTTTCCGATCCCAATTTTCAGGTAAGTGTTACTTGGTCTGTGTCAGGAGGGACCAAACTCAAAGGAAATCCTCAACGCACTGGCGGAATTATGGCGTGGCAGGGCCAACACTATCGGCTACCCGCCACGGTCTGGCGTCTGCTGGAGGCACTGGATACCTTCGCGGTACGACCTGCAATCGAGCGCACGCAGGGCCAAACCGAGATCCAATGGGGAGATCTTCGTACTCTCGCAATTCATGCCCGAGCCGAATTGGATCAATACCTCGCACGAACCATTGTGCTCAACCCGGCGCAACTGGAGTTGCGTCTGCGCAAGGCGAGTGCGGGGGGCATGGAGGTCATTGAGGTAGTGCCCGGCATTCCAGGGATTCCTGAAGATCTCTGGCTCAAGCAGTTCGATGCCTATCGCCAAGTGCGGGACAGCTACGATGTTTTCACCGAGGGCGGAGAACGCATCCGTGTCCATATCAAACCCGAGACCAAGGAGATTCTCGCCGAAATTCGTGCCTTTCCTGGACGGCGTATCACCGGCAAGCGCGCCCAACAGTTCCTGCGTAATCCTTATGCCCTGCTGGGCGAGGGGATGGCGCGAGTCATTCCACCGGAAACCTTCGAGCGAGCACGGCGTCAGGCGCGGATTCACTTTTACGACTTTGATATATCCGTGGAGTGGAACGAGCATCATCGCATTGATGCCGTGCTTATTTTATTGCAACCCAGGGATGAGGCCGCACCACCTTTGCCCGCCCTGCGTTTGTGCCATGCCCAGATG from Gammaproteobacteria bacterium encodes the following:
- a CDS encoding hypothetical protein (Evidence 5 : Unknown function), which translates into the protein MSGGTKLKGNPQRTGGIMAWQGQHYRLPATVWRLLEALDTFAVRPAIERTQGQTEIQWGDLRTLAIHARAELDQYLARTIVLNPAQLELRLRKASAGGMEVIEVVPGIPGIPEDLWLKQFDAYRQVRDSYDVFTEGGERIRVHIKPETKEILAEIRAFPGRRITGKRAQQFLRNPYALLGEGMARVIPPETFERARRQARIHFYDFDISVEWNEHHRIDAVLILLQPRDEAAPPLPALRLCHAQMLGEFLETLRQGMTAGENRFVWGHQEIEIRGDTAERIAALESLLAAPWGALPLAAFAQVFDLGRYAERVVGIGEHTPVYTPYVARKDQDLEAWIPESMELDSSSL